CGACGCCGATGTGCACGATGTAACCGCCGTACCGGCGGCGGTTCCGGTTCACCAGCGCGGCAAAGGCCACCGGAAACGCCTCCCCGGTGGAGCGCTGCCGCGCCAGCGATCCGCGGATGAACTCGTAAGCCATCGTGGCCAGGACGAAGGCGCAGAGAGGGAAGGCGACGAGCGCCGAGAGCTGCCGCATGCCGGCCGCCAGGAGCACCGTCAGGAGGGCGACCCCGAAGGCCGCGGGGACGAGGAAGATCCGGAGCAGTTTCCGAGCCGAGGCGCGCCGCCAGGCAATCAGCGGACAGGTGCCGGTCAGCAGCAGCAGGGCAACGGACAGCGGGAAGTTCACGGTGTTGAAGAAAGGAGGCCCCACGGTGATCTTCACCCCGCGCACCGCCTCGGAGACCACCGGGAAGACGGTCCCCCAGAACACCGCGAAGGTGATCCCCACCAGCAGCAGGTTGTTGAACAGGAAGCTGCTCTCCCGCGACACGAACGAGTCGAGACGGCCTTCGCTCTGCAGGCGCGGCAGCCGCCAGACCAGCAAGGTGACCGAGAAGGCGATCACGAGTCCGAGAAACACCGACAGCACGGGGCCCACGCCTGATCTCGCGAAGGCGTGGACCGACGAGATGACGCCGCTGCGCGTCAGGAACGTTCCGAAGATCGACAGGCAAAACGTCAGGAGGATGAGGCTCATATTCCAGATCTTGAGCATCCTCTTCTTCTCCTGGATCATCACGGAGTGCAAAAAAGCGGTGGCCGTCAGCCAGGGCATCAAGGCGGCGTTCTCGACGGGGTCCCAGGCCCAGTAGCCTCCCCACCCCAGCTCGATGTACGCCCAGTAGCCGCCGAGAAGCAGCCCGATCCCGAGGAACAGCCAGGCGAAGATCGTCCAGCGACGCGTCGTGCGAATCCAGACGTCTCCGACCCGGCCGGACATCAAGGCCGCCATCCCGAAAGCGTACGGAACGGAGACGCCGACGTATCCGAGGTAGAGGCACGGCGGATGGATCGCCATGAGCGGGGTTTGGAGCTGAGGGTTCAGCCCCTTTCCGTCGGCGGGCAGGAATCCCAGGAGCTGGAAGGGATTGCTGGTGAAATTCATGAGGCCAAGAAAGAACAGGGTGATCCCGGAGAGCGTCGCGACCACGTAGGGCATCAGGGCGCGATTCTGGCGGCGATTCTGGAGAATGACGAGCAGGGAGAAGGTCGAAAGGACCATGACCCACAAGAGCAGCGAGCCGGAATGCCCCCCCCAGAAGGCGGTCAGCTTGTAGAGCCACGGCATGGCGCGGCTGGAGTAAGACGCCACGTATTCCACGTCGAAACGGTCGTTGAGGAAAAGCGAGGCGAGCGCGAACGAAGCCATTCCGAGCAGGGCGGTCACGGACAGGGCGCTGCGCTCCCCGCTCTCGATCAGGGAGCGCGACCGGGTCATCGCCCCGAGGCTGGAAGCGACGAGCGCCCAGGCCGCCGCCAGGGCCGCCAGGATCAGACAGAGATCGCCGAATTGTGGCATCGACCTCCCCTCGCGGGGCGGATCGTCTCGAGACCGCCGAAAGAGGATGTTGGGGGAAGAAACCTACGAAGATCCGGCGCGGACGCTCTTTTTCTCACCCTCGTACTTGGAGGGGCATTTGGCGAACAGCGTCCGGGCCTCG
This genomic interval from Candidatus Polarisedimenticolia bacterium contains the following:
- a CDS encoding heme lyase CcmF/NrfE family subunit — encoded protein: MPQFGDLCLILAALAAAWALVASSLGAMTRSRSLIESGERSALSVTALLGMASFALASLFLNDRFDVEYVASYSSRAMPWLYKLTAFWGGHSGSLLLWVMVLSTFSLLVILQNRRQNRALMPYVVATLSGITLFFLGLMNFTSNPFQLLGFLPADGKGLNPQLQTPLMAIHPPCLYLGYVGVSVPYAFGMAALMSGRVGDVWIRTTRRWTIFAWLFLGIGLLLGGYWAYIELGWGGYWAWDPVENAALMPWLTATAFLHSVMIQEKKRMLKIWNMSLILLTFCLSIFGTFLTRSGVISSVHAFARSGVGPVLSVFLGLVIAFSVTLLVWRLPRLQSEGRLDSFVSRESSFLFNNLLLVGITFAVFWGTVFPVVSEAVRGVKITVGPPFFNTVNFPLSVALLLLTGTCPLIAWRRASARKLLRIFLVPAAFGVALLTVLLAAGMRQLSALVAFPLCAFVLATMAYEFIRGSLARQRSTGEAFPVAFAALVNRNRRRYGGYIVHIGVVFIFIGIVGSSFFRQEATFRLGRGESLKAGPYTLRFEDTLSSSDAHVDQFTAVMGILENGRPVGVIRPGRNFYKAFNQPSTEVDIYSTLKEDLYLILIDFDPQTGQATFKYYLNPLINWIWIGWIVIFLGAHIAVWPDRRERALLAHARLIEERSLG